One genomic segment of uncultured Desulfobacter sp. includes these proteins:
- a CDS encoding MTH938/NDUFAF3 family protein encodes MITSFSFGQMVIGANKYTTDLIILPDRRILPDWRRKEGHVLEMADLKSVLLSRPDLIIAGTGVNDRMKIAPGLAKELLSMGIELKALATDAAVSMFNTAIAQTPDRAVSACFHLTC; translated from the coding sequence ATGATCACATCATTTTCTTTTGGTCAAATGGTTATTGGTGCAAATAAATACACCACGGACCTGATCATTCTCCCGGACAGACGCATCCTGCCAGACTGGCGCAGAAAAGAAGGACATGTGCTTGAAATGGCTGATTTAAAATCAGTCCTGCTATCCAGACCGGATTTGATCATTGCCGGCACTGGTGTTAATGACAGGATGAAAATAGCCCCGGGTCTTGCAAAGGAACTTTTATCCATGGGAATTGAACTAAAGGCCCTGGCAACAGATGCGGCCGTATCCATGTTCAACACAGCAATCGCCCAGACACCGGACAGGGCAGTGAGCGCCTGCTTTCATTTAACCTGCTGA
- a CDS encoding MaoC family dehydratase — MSDQKKCQEFLSFIKPQIGQQIHVGPWLEIDQKRINDFAEVTGDVQWIHTDVQRAKKESPYKSTIAHGYLTLSLLPYLTESNHPDFFQKNYPGMKYRVNYGLNKLRFPSAVKAGAKIRARTTIHQVEEVKGGIQICYLITIDIEGGEKPACVVEFLARLYP; from the coding sequence ATGAGCGATCAAAAAAAGTGTCAGGAGTTTTTAAGTTTTATTAAACCACAGATTGGTCAACAGATTCACGTGGGCCCCTGGCTTGAGATTGACCAGAAACGAATTAATGATTTTGCTGAAGTTACCGGTGATGTGCAATGGATTCATACAGATGTTCAGCGAGCCAAAAAAGAGTCTCCTTATAAATCAACAATTGCTCACGGGTATTTGACATTGTCTTTATTGCCTTATTTAACTGAAAGCAATCATCCTGATTTTTTTCAGAAAAATTATCCCGGCATGAAGTATAGGGTGAACTATGGTCTAAACAAGCTTCGTTTTCCTTCTGCTGTTAAAGCTGGCGCTAAAATTCGGGCAAGAACGACAATTCATCAAGTAGAAGAGGTGAAGGGCGGCATACAGATCTGTTATCTTATTACCATTGATATTGAAGGTGGTGAAAAGCCGGCTTGTGTTGTCGAATTCCTGGCACGCCTTTACCCTTAA
- a CDS encoding flavodoxin family protein, with amino-acid sequence MNTNPEKTVLGFSGSPRINGNSDLILNRIISGVARENIATDALNLTKLKFQGCIGCEKCRKDKICTGLTDDLSPVYNRIISSKGLVLVSPTHNYNVTSWMKAFIDRLYCFYNFEDTRPRSWSSQLAGQGRKAVIASICEQESIEDMGFTLEAMKQPLSALGFDVIGELAVFKIFDKAKVKDDKEAMEKAYQLGRDLACAIK; translated from the coding sequence ATGAATACAAACCCGGAAAAAACAGTATTGGGCTTTAGCGGAAGTCCAAGAATCAATGGCAATTCTGATCTAATTCTAAACCGTATCATATCTGGGGTGGCCCGGGAAAATATTGCAACTGATGCGCTAAATTTAACAAAATTAAAATTTCAAGGCTGTATTGGGTGCGAAAAATGCCGGAAAGATAAAATTTGCACAGGGTTAACGGATGACCTGTCACCTGTGTACAACCGGATTATTTCCTCCAAGGGTCTTGTTCTGGTCTCCCCGACGCATAATTATAATGTTACATCCTGGATGAAGGCTTTTATTGATCGACTCTACTGCTTTTATAATTTTGAAGATACCCGTCCTAGAAGCTGGTCAAGCCAATTGGCCGGCCAGGGTCGGAAGGCTGTTATTGCATCTATATGTGAACAGGAATCGATTGAGGACATGGGGTTTACTTTAGAGGCCATGAAACAGCCACTTTCAGCTCTCGGATTTGACGTGATAGGAGAACTTGCTGTTTTCAAAATTTTTGATAAGGCAAAGGTCAAAGATGATAAAGAGGCCATGGAAAAAGCATATCAACTTGGCAGAGATCTGGCCTGTGCAATTAAATAG
- a CDS encoding amino acid ABC transporter ATP-binding protein: protein MTQPNGTGPIVLEARGIVKELGGNTVLNHVDLILAKGDLKVLIGPSGSGKSTLLQCLNLLHIPENGQLRLDGTPVNFKRKADLYQLRQKVGMIFQEFNLFDHLSARQNVAIALKKVKKQSKKQADDRACEELARVGLADKMDLYPAQLSGGQKQRVSIARALAMDPEVLLLDEPTSALDPELISEVLVVIRDLAKAGMTMLMATHQISFSAGLAHEFVFMENGRITEQGAPTKLLAENSDSRTRDFCAKISELTGAEA, encoded by the coding sequence ATGACACAACCCAATGGTACCGGACCAATTGTTCTGGAAGCCCGGGGGATTGTAAAGGAACTTGGCGGCAACACCGTTTTGAACCATGTGGATCTAATCCTTGCAAAAGGGGATTTAAAGGTGCTCATCGGCCCGTCCGGTTCCGGGAAATCCACCTTACTGCAATGCTTAAATCTTTTGCACATCCCCGAAAACGGACAACTGCGTTTAGACGGTACGCCTGTGAATTTTAAAAGGAAAGCCGATCTATACCAGCTACGCCAGAAAGTGGGTATGATCTTCCAGGAATTTAACCTGTTTGACCATTTGTCAGCCCGCCAGAATGTTGCCATTGCGCTGAAAAAAGTAAAAAAACAATCGAAAAAACAGGCTGATGACAGGGCATGCGAGGAGCTTGCCCGGGTAGGACTGGCAGACAAAATGGATCTGTACCCGGCTCAGTTGTCCGGGGGCCAGAAACAGCGAGTCTCTATTGCAAGAGCCCTGGCCATGGATCCGGAAGTGCTGCTGTTGGATGAACCCACATCGGCCCTGGACCCGGAACTGATCAGCGAGGTGCTGGTGGTGATCCGGGATTTGGCAAAGGCGGGCATGACCATGCTCATGGCTACCCACCAAATCAGCTTTTCCGCAGGCCTTGCCCATGAATTCGTGTTCATGGAAAACGGCCGGATTACCGAACAGGGGGCGCCAACGAAACTTCTGGCTGAAAACAGCGATTCACGGACCCGGGATTTTTGCGCTAAAATTTCAGAACTGACCGGAGCCGAGGCGTGA
- a CDS encoding DEAD/DEAH box helicase — protein sequence MKKRYYRSGNKNSESRPSRPIHYPELTAGADKSLKKIFSQIGVPEKQPFVPDPFQLEAIEAINTSDCLVTAPTGAGKTWIAEQAAKRILENNGKVWYATPLKALTNSIHAAFSKIFGKENVGILTGDIKENTNADIIIGTTEILRNQLYDAMYTGQNLKCDLIILDEAHFLGDAERGVVWEEIMIYLPVRIPLLLLSATIGNPDQIAGWLSTIRDKACKVVENTQRPVPLFPLFFHPSGTLYPLLEKTGTNGNRTRLYKKVYKFNQSAKRLMLAPPGKLPKFSDILKVLSHFDLLPAIFFLKSRVECDRAVKLCDGSLLKHAPEKKQALMERLVQLTADNPHLSAHPQRTYLEETATAAHHSGHLPAWKVVVETLMAEGLLDAMFATSTVAAGVNFPARSVVILNSDRFNGRDFLSLTASEFQQMAGRAGRRGMDNIGFATLLPGKYMDVSLVAKLVNAPPLNVDSQIKIDFSMVLNLLLSNTPEQVRTLLEKSFASYLIAIGAKAGKSGRKARKKFGNDMEYLWLDFTEHMDFLIQEGFVTPEGTRPSTLTEDGIWASKLRIDSPLLVAQSLRDKLLPERDPALLAAMMAAFVNEKEFKDDMLFNSTLSKRLKDAFMVLRRGLKPFAIKMLQSGFPAPNLFIQPATLVYAWAHDTPWDELMRKSDFAEGDFARLILRTAENLRQMTHLKQDFPVFAKTAAEAIDMILKSPVLTV from the coding sequence ATGAAAAAAAGATATTATCGTTCCGGAAATAAAAACTCCGAATCCAGACCATCACGTCCCATTCATTACCCCGAGCTTACGGCCGGGGCAGACAAATCATTGAAAAAAATCTTTAGTCAGATAGGTGTCCCCGAAAAACAGCCTTTCGTACCCGACCCGTTTCAACTTGAAGCCATTGAGGCCATCAACACATCGGACTGTCTTGTCACAGCCCCCACAGGTGCTGGAAAAACCTGGATTGCAGAGCAGGCCGCCAAAAGGATATTGGAAAACAACGGCAAGGTGTGGTATGCCACGCCTTTAAAGGCGTTGACCAACTCAATCCATGCTGCTTTTTCAAAAATATTCGGCAAGGAAAATGTCGGCATTCTCACCGGTGACATCAAGGAGAACACAAACGCAGACATTATCATCGGCACCACGGAAATTTTAAGAAACCAGCTCTATGATGCCATGTACACAGGTCAGAACCTGAAATGCGATCTGATTATCCTGGACGAAGCCCATTTTCTTGGCGATGCCGAACGCGGCGTGGTCTGGGAAGAAATCATGATCTACCTGCCTGTACGCATCCCGCTGCTTTTACTCTCCGCAACCATTGGCAACCCGGACCAGATTGCAGGCTGGCTCTCCACCATTCGGGACAAGGCGTGTAAAGTGGTGGAAAACACCCAACGGCCGGTCCCCCTGTTTCCTTTATTTTTTCATCCGTCGGGCACCCTTTATCCTTTGCTTGAAAAAACGGGAACAAACGGCAACCGGACCCGTCTTTATAAAAAGGTTTATAAATTCAACCAGTCAGCTAAACGACTGATGCTGGCCCCGCCGGGCAAACTACCCAAATTTTCAGATATCCTCAAGGTGCTATCCCATTTTGATTTGCTGCCGGCCATATTTTTCTTAAAATCCCGGGTAGAGTGCGACCGGGCAGTAAAATTATGCGATGGCAGTTTACTGAAGCATGCGCCTGAAAAAAAACAGGCACTGATGGAGCGGCTTGTACAGCTCACGGCAGACAATCCCCATTTATCCGCCCATCCCCAGCGGACCTACCTGGAGGAAACCGCCACGGCCGCCCACCATTCAGGGCACTTACCCGCCTGGAAGGTAGTGGTGGAGACCTTAATGGCCGAAGGACTTTTAGATGCCATGTTTGCCACCTCCACGGTGGCAGCCGGCGTGAATTTCCCGGCGCGGTCCGTTGTTATTCTTAATTCCGACCGATTCAATGGCCGGGACTTTCTATCATTAACCGCCAGTGAATTTCAACAGATGGCAGGCCGGGCCGGAAGACGCGGCATGGACAACATCGGATTTGCCACACTACTGCCGGGCAAATACATGGATGTGTCCCTTGTAGCCAAACTGGTTAACGCCCCGCCTTTAAATGTAGACTCCCAGATCAAAATTGATTTTTCCATGGTGCTCAATCTTCTGTTATCCAACACCCCGGAACAGGTGCGCACCCTGTTAGAGAAATCCTTTGCCTCCTATCTCATTGCCATTGGTGCAAAAGCCGGGAAAAGCGGCAGAAAAGCGAGAAAAAAGTTCGGCAACGATATGGAATATTTATGGCTTGATTTTACCGAGCACATGGACTTTTTGATCCAGGAAGGTTTTGTCACGCCTGAGGGGACAAGGCCCTCCACCCTGACCGAAGATGGCATATGGGCCTCAAAACTGCGCATTGATTCGCCCCTGCTTGTGGCCCAAAGTCTTCGGGACAAGCTTTTACCCGAGCGCGACCCTGCGCTTTTAGCAGCCATGATGGCCGCGTTTGTCAATGAAAAAGAATTTAAGGATGATATGTTGTTCAATAGCACGCTTTCCAAACGGCTTAAGGATGCGTTTATGGTGCTGCGCCGGGGACTGAAGCCCTTTGCCATAAAAATGCTGCAATCAGGATTTCCCGCGCCCAACCTGTTTATCCAGCCGGCGACCCTGGTTTATGCCTGGGCCCATGACACCCCCTGGGATGAGCTAATGCGCAAGTCGGATTTTGCTGAAGGAGATTTTGCCAGACTGATCTTAAGAACTGCGGAAAATCTACGCCAAATGACCCATCTAAAACAGGATTTCCCTGTTTTTGCCAAAACAGCGGCTGAGGCCATTGACATGATACTCAAATCGCCTGTGCTCACAGTGTGA
- a CDS encoding ABC transporter substrate-binding protein, producing MIKKIALMMSVLTAFACLCLTPAGAKDVYINGIDFGFPPFGYVDKAGNPAGFDVECANWIAKEMGFDVKHQPMDWDGIIPALNAKKIDFIASGMSATEARKEIVNFTMPYYEVSQVLVVLKDKTDEFNSFLTTGKKIGSQRGTTSAKFLKEMLATGKYKFELIEYDSTDLSMEDLKIGRIDGSAMDSSIAYELSKKGAYKIAGTFDMPTEKYGYAVRKGDDKLLNLLNQGLKKLMADPQWQVLKDKYDIH from the coding sequence ATGATAAAAAAAATTGCTTTAATGATGAGTGTTTTAACGGCATTTGCATGTCTGTGCCTGACACCTGCCGGCGCAAAAGATGTGTACATTAACGGCATCGATTTTGGCTTTCCGCCCTTTGGATATGTGGACAAGGCCGGCAATCCCGCAGGCTTTGACGTGGAGTGCGCAAACTGGATCGCCAAGGAGATGGGCTTTGATGTCAAACACCAGCCCATGGACTGGGACGGCATTATCCCTGCCCTGAATGCTAAAAAAATTGATTTTATCGCATCCGGCATGAGTGCCACCGAAGCCAGGAAAGAGATTGTCAACTTCACCATGCCCTACTATGAAGTCAGCCAGGTGCTTGTGGTGTTGAAGGACAAGACCGATGAATTCAACTCCTTTTTGACCACGGGTAAAAAAATTGGCTCCCAGCGTGGCACCACCAGCGCCAAATTCCTTAAAGAAATGCTTGCCACAGGAAAATACAAATTTGAACTTATAGAGTACGATTCAACTGATCTGAGCATGGAAGATCTCAAGATCGGCCGTATTGATGGTTCGGCCATGGACTCCTCCATTGCCTATGAGCTCAGCAAAAAAGGGGCCTACAAAATTGCAGGTACCTTTGACATGCCGACCGAAAAGTATGGCTATGCCGTACGCAAGGGTGATGACAAGCTTTTGAACCTGCTCAACCAAGGGCTGAAAAAGCTGATGGCTGATCCCCAGTGGCAGGTGCTTAAAGATAAATACGACATACATTAG
- the ppdK gene encoding pyruvate, phosphate dikinase translates to MTKYIYEFGPDKTEGDASQKNLLGGKGANLAEMAKLKLPVPPGFTISTECCNHYFDLNGRFPDTLEGDILKAMANIESQTGMIFGDPENPLLVSCRSGARSSMPGMMETILNVGLCTGTIPGLIKKTNNEWFVYDAYRRLIMMYSDVVMEKAEQISPKDGMGIRLNLEMMMNNLKNDKGYDNDTDISTEDLKALCERFKKKIREDLGVDFPDDPKDQLMGSIGAVFKSWNGKRAVSYRRIEHIPDCWGTAVNVQTMVFGNMGNTSATGVAFTRDPATGDNKFYGEWLVNAQGEDVVAGTRTPNPLNNDTKNSQNSHLPSLEESMPQLYKQLFDIRNLLEAHYKDMQDIEFTIQEGRLYMLQCRVGKRTATAALNMAMDMLAEGTIDEKTMVCRLDPKILDDLLHPVVDPDAEKTAVKVAEGLPAGPGGAWGQIVFSAEDAVQWAKSNKKVVLVREETNPEDIEGMRAAVAVLTARGGMTSHAALVARGWGKCCIVGAGALKINFETKELRVGTRVFKEGDTFTLNGTKGMVYQGKLKMKDASENVRFKAFMEIADKYRAMQVRTNADTPADAKTALEFGAQGIGLFRTEHMFYGADSDTALFLLRKMILSKTHEEREAALKELFPFVKEEIKTTLEVMDNLPVTLRLLDPPLHEFVPQTRENQQEIADALHIDIEEVFKRSEQLLESNPMIGHRGVRLGITYPEISHMQVKAIFEACAELIKAGKNPMPEIMVPVTCNEKELAFVQDIVTQCHDQALKTYEIDALPYLYGTMIEIPRAALIADKMAEYAQFFSFGTNDLTQMTFGFSRDDIGSFMNDYIDNAILSSDPFETLDQEAVGGLVTTAVELGRKTRPEIKLGICGEHGGDPESVIFCHKAGLNYVSCSPYRVPIARLAAAQAAIKYPDCR, encoded by the coding sequence ATGACCAAATACATCTATGAGTTCGGCCCTGATAAAACGGAGGGTGATGCAAGCCAGAAAAACCTTTTGGGCGGAAAAGGCGCCAACCTTGCCGAAATGGCAAAGCTGAAACTGCCTGTTCCGCCAGGCTTTACCATATCAACGGAATGCTGCAATCACTATTTTGATTTAAACGGACGGTTTCCTGATACGCTTGAAGGCGACATTCTCAAAGCCATGGCCAATATTGAATCCCAAACAGGCATGATTTTTGGTGATCCGGAAAATCCATTGCTGGTATCCTGTCGATCCGGAGCAAGAAGCTCAATGCCCGGCATGATGGAGACCATATTGAATGTCGGCCTGTGTACCGGCACGATCCCGGGGTTGATCAAAAAAACCAATAATGAATGGTTTGTTTATGATGCCTATCGTCGACTGATCATGATGTATTCAGATGTGGTCATGGAAAAAGCGGAACAGATCAGTCCCAAGGACGGCATGGGTATTCGTCTGAATCTTGAAATGATGATGAACAACCTGAAAAACGACAAGGGCTATGACAATGATACGGATATTTCTACCGAAGACTTAAAAGCCCTTTGCGAACGGTTTAAGAAAAAAATCCGGGAGGATCTGGGTGTTGATTTTCCTGATGATCCCAAAGATCAACTCATGGGGTCCATCGGCGCTGTATTTAAAAGCTGGAACGGCAAACGGGCAGTATCCTACCGCCGCATTGAACATATTCCGGATTGCTGGGGCACGGCCGTCAACGTCCAGACCATGGTTTTCGGTAATATGGGTAATACCTCTGCCACAGGCGTTGCCTTTACCAGGGACCCGGCCACAGGGGACAATAAATTTTATGGAGAATGGCTGGTCAATGCCCAGGGCGAGGATGTTGTAGCAGGCACCAGAACCCCCAATCCATTGAACAACGACACAAAAAACAGCCAGAACAGCCACCTGCCCTCTCTGGAAGAATCCATGCCCCAACTTTACAAGCAGTTGTTTGACATCAGGAATCTTTTAGAAGCCCATTACAAGGACATGCAGGATATTGAATTCACCATCCAGGAAGGCAGACTTTACATGCTCCAGTGCCGTGTGGGTAAACGCACCGCAACAGCTGCTTTGAACATGGCCATGGACATGCTGGCGGAAGGCACCATTGATGAAAAAACAATGGTATGCCGTCTTGATCCTAAAATTCTGGATGACTTGCTTCACCCTGTTGTAGATCCGGATGCGGAAAAAACAGCCGTAAAAGTTGCTGAAGGGCTGCCTGCAGGCCCCGGAGGTGCATGGGGACAGATTGTGTTCTCGGCCGAAGATGCAGTCCAGTGGGCCAAATCAAATAAAAAGGTCGTTCTGGTGCGTGAAGAAACCAATCCCGAAGACATTGAAGGCATGCGGGCGGCAGTAGCCGTTCTCACGGCAAGGGGTGGCATGACCTCCCATGCGGCCTTGGTGGCCAGAGGATGGGGTAAATGCTGTATTGTTGGTGCCGGTGCCCTTAAAATTAATTTTGAAACCAAAGAACTTCGTGTGGGAACCCGGGTGTTCAAGGAAGGTGATACCTTCACCCTTAACGGCACCAAAGGTATGGTATACCAAGGTAAACTCAAGATGAAGGATGCATCGGAAAATGTCAGATTCAAAGCCTTCATGGAGATTGCGGATAAATACCGGGCCATGCAGGTTCGCACCAATGCGGACACCCCGGCAGATGCCAAGACAGCCCTTGAGTTTGGCGCCCAGGGTATCGGGCTTTTCAGAACAGAGCATATGTTTTATGGTGCAGATTCAGATACCGCCCTTTTCCTTTTGCGCAAAATGATTTTAAGCAAAACCCACGAAGAAAGAGAGGCTGCACTTAAAGAACTGTTCCCCTTTGTCAAGGAGGAAATCAAGACCACTCTGGAAGTCATGGATAATCTGCCCGTGACCCTTCGTCTGCTGGATCCACCCTTGCATGAATTTGTGCCCCAAACACGGGAAAATCAGCAGGAGATTGCCGATGCCCTGCATATTGACATAGAAGAGGTGTTCAAGCGCAGCGAGCAACTTTTAGAATCCAACCCCATGATCGGGCACAGGGGTGTAAGACTTGGTATCACCTATCCTGAAATCTCCCACATGCAGGTGAAAGCCATATTTGAGGCGTGTGCAGAACTGATCAAAGCAGGCAAAAATCCCATGCCTGAAATTATGGTGCCCGTGACCTGCAATGAAAAAGAACTGGCCTTTGTCCAGGATATCGTTACCCAGTGCCATGATCAGGCGCTTAAAACCTACGAAATAGATGCCCTTCCCTATCTGTACGGCACCATGATTGAAATCCCAAGGGCTGCTTTAATTGCGGATAAAATGGCAGAATATGCCCAGTTTTTCTCCTTTGGAACCAATGACCTGACCCAGATGACTTTTGGATTTTCAAGGGACGATATCGGCTCTTTCATGAACGATTACATTGACAATGCCATCCTCAGTTCGGACCCCTTTGAGACCCTGGACCAGGAAGCTGTGGGAGGTCTGGTTACAACAGCGGTGGAGCTCGGTCGCAAGACGCGTCCTGAAATCAAGTTAGGCATCTGTGGAGAACACGGCGGGGACCCCGAATCCGTCATATTCTGTCATAAAGCAGGACTGAACTATGTATCGTGCTCACCCTACCGGGTACCCATTGCCCGGCTGGCTGCAGCCCAGGCTGCCATTAAGTATCCTGACTGCCGATAG
- a CDS encoding NUDIX domain-containing protein yields MPHTNPNHDRFKFCPSCGSNSLDPDSVKSFKCRKCGFGFFLNCAAAAMAIILDDQNRILVTVRAKEPGKGTLDLPGGFAEPGESIDNGLVRELKEELNLDIFDLEFFCSFANTYPYNGVVYPITDMAFTCKVRDFSLITPMDDVAGFRFIPVRDLDNDMFVMASARKVLEKYKKTYSETFK; encoded by the coding sequence ATGCCCCATACCAATCCCAACCACGACCGGTTTAAATTCTGCCCCTCTTGCGGCAGCAACAGCCTTGATCCTGACAGCGTAAAATCATTTAAATGCCGGAAATGTGGCTTCGGTTTCTTTCTTAACTGTGCGGCTGCAGCTATGGCCATCATCCTTGACGATCAAAACAGAATTCTGGTCACCGTGCGCGCAAAAGAACCTGGCAAAGGCACTCTTGATCTTCCGGGCGGATTTGCCGAGCCCGGCGAAAGCATTGACAATGGCTTGGTCAGAGAGCTAAAGGAAGAACTGAACCTGGATATTTTTGACCTTGAATTTTTCTGTTCCTTTGCCAATACCTATCCTTACAATGGTGTGGTATATCCTATAACCGACATGGCATTCACCTGCAAAGTCAGAGATTTCTCTTTAATTACCCCCATGGATGATGTGGCCGGCTTCCGGTTTATCCCGGTCCGAGATCTTGACAACGACATGTTCGTCATGGCCTCGGCACGAAAGGTGTTGGAAAAATATAAAAAAACATATTCAGAAACCTTCAAGTAA
- a CDS encoding amino acid ABC transporter permease, which translates to MSDFFPFIIHQVIPGLNTGLWVSIQLIVPSALLGLLIGVITGTLRVYGPKPVKRLCDFYVALFRGTPLVVQLYFWYFALPYTSFWGIRIVMSAVTCAIVGFSLCSGAYHSEYIRGGLLSIKTGQLKAAQALGMTPFTSVKSIVLPQAFRNCFTGCCNEIIYLIKYSSLASIITINEMTGIGRGIAKASFRNVETFLVVGVYYLILVTLASVLLHFLEKRMEVPGFDRRAG; encoded by the coding sequence GTGAGCGACTTTTTTCCATTTATCATTCACCAGGTCATACCCGGCCTGAACACAGGTCTTTGGGTAAGCATCCAGCTTATTGTGCCCTCGGCCCTGCTCGGCCTTTTGATCGGTGTAATCACCGGCACTTTAAGGGTTTACGGTCCTAAGCCTGTAAAAAGGCTGTGTGATTTTTATGTGGCTTTGTTCCGGGGTACGCCACTGGTGGTTCAACTCTATTTCTGGTACTTTGCCCTGCCCTACACAAGTTTCTGGGGGATACGCATTGTCATGTCCGCTGTAACCTGTGCCATTGTCGGCTTTTCCCTTTGTTCCGGGGCCTATCACTCCGAATACATCCGGGGCGGCCTGCTTTCCATTAAGACAGGGCAGCTTAAAGCAGCCCAGGCCTTAGGTATGACACCCTTTACCTCAGTGAAGAGCATTGTACTACCCCAGGCATTCAGGAACTGTTTTACCGGATGCTGTAATGAAATCATTTACCTGATCAAATACTCATCCCTTGCCTCCATCATCACCATCAATGAAATGACCGGTATCGGCCGGGGCATTGCCAAAGCCTCGTTCAGAAATGTTGAAACCTTTTTGGTGGTGGGGGTTTACTACCTGATTCTTGTCACCCTCGCCAGTGTTCTACTTCATTTTTTGGAAAAACGCATGGAAGTCCCGGGCTTCGATCGCCGGGCCGGGTGA
- a CDS encoding 1,4-dihydroxy-2-naphthoate polyprenyltransferase, with translation MNLHHWWLAIRPKTLPAAACPVVVGAACAVSDHRFSALIFAAALAGALLIQISVNLANDYFDFLHHIDTPDRKGPKRMTQSGLIAPETVRNAFILTMLAALVLGTFLIIKGGVVILYIVIASLLGVLCYSAGPFPIASNGLGEVFVFIFFGPVAVLGTYYLMAGCVTPAVFIASVPVGLLVTAIIVVNNLRDIETDARAGKKTLAVILGPWRTKVEFVFLVLFSFLIPCLMFASGRWSWAILLPLAVFWKSYPVFKTIFEHDGEILNLALADAAKLALIFSALFAIGIVIG, from the coding sequence ATGAATCTACACCACTGGTGGCTGGCCATCCGGCCCAAAACCCTTCCCGCAGCGGCTTGCCCGGTTGTTGTTGGCGCAGCCTGCGCTGTTTCTGATCACAGGTTTTCAGCACTGATTTTTGCAGCGGCTCTGGCAGGCGCTTTATTGATCCAGATCTCCGTGAACCTGGCCAATGATTATTTTGATTTTCTGCACCACATTGATACCCCGGACCGGAAAGGGCCAAAACGGATGACCCAAAGCGGGTTGATTGCGCCTGAAACCGTTCGAAACGCATTCATACTGACCATGCTGGCAGCCCTGGTTTTAGGCACCTTCCTGATTATCAAGGGCGGGGTTGTGATCTTGTATATTGTGATCGCCTCTCTTCTCGGGGTTCTCTGTTACAGTGCCGGCCCCTTTCCCATTGCGTCCAACGGCCTTGGTGAAGTGTTTGTATTTATTTTCTTCGGACCTGTGGCAGTGCTGGGCACCTATTATCTCATGGCCGGATGCGTAACACCAGCGGTCTTCATCGCATCTGTTCCCGTGGGCCTTTTGGTCACAGCGATTATCGTGGTCAACAATCTGCGGGATATCGAAACAGATGCCAGAGCAGGCAAGAAAACCCTGGCCGTGATCCTAGGCCCCTGGCGGACCAAGGTGGAATTTGTGTTTCTGGTCCTTTTCTCTTTTTTGATTCCCTGTCTGATGTTTGCCTCGGGCCGCTGGTCCTGGGCCATTCTACTGCCCCTGGCAGTATTCTGGAAATCCTATCCTGTATTTAAAACCATTTTTGAACATGATGGAGAAATTCTTAACCTGGCCCTTGCAGATGCGGCAAAGCTTGCATTGATATTCAGTGCGCTGTTTGCCATTGGGATCGTGATTGGATAA
- a CDS encoding amino acid ABC transporter permease — protein sequence MPGSVSGPGFTMQDMLTFFSSITDSLPYIFSGLWITVVLIIGAMGLGLLIGIPFSVIRIYGHPFAQRCVALYVWFFRGVPVLVLFYLFYFGLLAWLDQVPALDFLPLGNAFFAAILVLGMTTGAYQTQIFKGAILSLPQGQLKAARSLGMNDLSAITSIILPQALRFSIPAWSNEYSIVLKDSALAYVIGVAELMSRTRSVAAITHKPLPFTLFAGLIFFILTWIGVKGLKRLEQKMQIQGYTQ from the coding sequence TTGCCCGGTTCCGTTTCCGGTCCCGGATTTACCATGCAAGACATGCTTACTTTTTTTTCTTCCATAACCGACTCCCTGCCCTATATCTTTTCAGGACTTTGGATTACGGTGGTTCTCATTATCGGCGCCATGGGCTTAGGCCTTTTGATCGGGATCCCTTTTTCCGTGATCCGGATTTACGGCCACCCCTTTGCCCAACGCTGTGTGGCACTCTATGTCTGGTTTTTCAGGGGCGTGCCTGTTCTTGTGCTCTTCTACCTGTTTTACTTTGGGCTTTTGGCATGGCTGGACCAGGTGCCGGCGTTGGATTTTCTGCCCCTTGGCAATGCTTTTTTTGCGGCCATCCTGGTTTTAGGCATGACGACCGGAGCGTATCAAACCCAGATCTTCAAAGGCGCAATCCTCTCTTTGCCCCAGGGCCAGCTTAAGGCGGCGCGCTCCCTTGGCATGAATGATCTTTCAGCCATAACCTCTATTATTCTGCCCCAGGCACTGCGGTTTTCCATTCCAGCCTGGTCCAATGAATACTCCATTGTTTTAAAGGATTCAGCGCTTGCCTATGTGATTGGAGTGGCGGAACTGATGTCCAGAACCCGGTCCGTGGCGGCCATCACCCACAAACCCCTGCCCTTTACCCTGTTTGCCGGACTGATCTTTTTTATACTGACCTGGATTGGGGTCAAGGGACTTAAGCGGCTGGAGCAGAAAATGCAAATTCAAGGATATACCCAATGA